Proteins encoded together in one Spodoptera frugiperda isolate SF20-4 chromosome 15, AGI-APGP_CSIRO_Sfru_2.0, whole genome shotgun sequence window:
- the LOC118272853 gene encoding HEAT repeat-containing protein 3 → MGKIRKSKPPRAKRSLAADNSDEEEQLPVDNKENAIQTILDQLQGADIEEKYCGLQTFAMLIENPENIPQIINRGLVKVAAPLLLDPASSVRNAAAGALRNLSTVAMETCDAMMEQDVMTPVTCYFHEHAESWVPDPNSKTKDEDSDTFIQCVNLLLNLCESSDLAVKYLGQSRILDILPRYLDLGTFTSEIVTAVLQCLFVVVEDNPAAMAKIKSNAEKQLETLLGLEGTDPSVLLVKTLAAGVIINTCGGNITTLPVDVIRRIMTILANTLSVDHRLICSQLSSNVPLSDASGKVEAPKGKAAQQLDSQIQSVTQMLTAQQSSIEIIANICSCEDGDDQGNDSSESDEADEELCENGGNESVLAEDKLPPEMMEAFISLEVFDKVWARTQLPAQNVMLILKEYDASQLIYKRLLSLQSRALLCINNLLSTLPIENLGGVNGVYKIWVDTGKLAFKQDPENENLAESATAVMRAALDKIKFRDSGNSNDCNLFSDLALSDIELMLTGIKECQVPEIRSNLIRMVGILALLLVNNLNDVTSNVICTITEFILEQAHKENEVWVLAEAIDTLVDLYSEDETDVLAAKVKLTDKLAILAPILKNKARQQKRLPKEYKVLVSTATSNLPRFIKYKKDRISRL, encoded by the exons ATGGGTAAAATTAGGAAATCTAAACCTCCTAGGGCAAAACGAAGTTTGGCAGCAGATAATAGTGATGAGGAAGAGCAACTGCCTGTGGACAACAAAGAAAATGCCATTCAAACTATACTGGATCAGTTACAA gGCGCTGATATTGAAGAAAAATACTGTGGTCTACAAACTTTTGCCATGCTGATAGAGAACCCAGAAAACATACCACAGATTATAAACCGAGGATTAGTAAAAGTGGCAGCTCCGTTGTTACTTGATCCAGCCAGTTCTGTTAGGAATGCAGCAGCTGGTGCATTACGGAATTTATCTACCGTTGCCATGGAAACATGTGATGCTATGATGGAGCAAGATGTCATGACTCCAGTGACATGCTATTTCCATGAG CATGCTGAAAGTTGGGTGCCTGATCcaaattctaaaacaaaagatgAGGATAGTGATACATTTATCCAGTGTGTCAATTTACTGTTAAATCTGTGCGAAAGTTCTG ATCTTGCAGTAAAATACCTAGGCCAGTCTAGAATATTAGACATACTCCCGCGTTACTTAGACCTTGGCACATTCACCAGTGAAATAGTAACAGCAGTCTTACAATGCCTGTTTGTTGTCGTGGAAGACAATCCTGCAGCAATGGCCAAAATAAAGTCAAATGCTGAAAAGCAACTGGAAACCTTGTTGGGACTAGAAGGCACTGATCCTTCAGTGCTTCTAGTAAAGACACTAGCAGCTGGAGTGATAATCAATACATGTGGTGGCAATATTACTACATTACCAGTTGATGTTATAAGGAGAATAATGACTATTCTAGCTAATACCCTCTCTGTGGACCACAGACTGATCTGTAGTCAGCTTTCTAGTAATGTTCCCTTGAGTGATGCTTCAGGGAAAGTGGAAGCACCTAAAGGAAAAGCAGCACAACAGTTAGATAGTCAAATACAATCTGTTACACAAATGTTAACTGCCCAGCAAAGTTCCATAGAAATTATTGCCAATATTTGTTCTTGTGAAG ATGGTGATGATCAAGGTAATGATTCCTCTGAAAGTGATGAAGCTGATGAAGAACTCTGTGAGAATGGTGGTAATGAAAGTGTTCTTGCAGAAGACAAGCTACCACCTGAAATGATGGAAGCTTTTATATCTTTGGAAGTATTTGATAAAGTTTGGGCTAGGACACAGTTGCCTGCACAGAATGTAATGCTAATATTGAAAGAGTATGATGCATCACAGTTGATTTACAAGAG ATTACTAAGCTTACAATCTCGAGCTCTTCTatgcataaataatttattatccaCACTTCCCATTGAAAATCTTGGTGGTGTAAATGGTGTCTATAAAATATGGGTAGATACAGGAAAATTAGCATTCAAGCAAGACCCGGAAAATGAAAATCTAGCTGAATCAGCTACAGCAGTCATGAGAGCAGCTTTAGATAAGATCAAGTTTAGAGATAGTGGGAACAGCAATGACTGTAACTTGTTCAGTGATCTGGCTTTGTCAGATATTGAG CTAATGCTTACAGGTATTAAGGAATGTCAAGTACCAGAGATAAGATCGAATCTAATCCGTATGGTTGGCATCCTGGCTTTACTGTTAGTCAATAACTTGAATGACGTCACTAGCAACGTTATATGTACCATAACAGAGTTTATATTAGAACAAGCACATAAGGAGAACGAAGTTTGGGTTCTGGCTGAAGCAATAGATACTCTTGTTGATCTATACTCTGAAGATGAAACTGATGTTTTAGCAGCTAAAGTTAAATTGACTGATAAATTGGCTATTTTAGCACCAATACTCAAAAATAAG GCCAGACAACAGAAAAGGCTGCCAAAAGAATACAAGGTCCTCGTCAGTACAGCAACATCGAACTTACCCAGGTTCATCAAGTATAAGAAGGATAGAATAAGTAGGTTATAA